GATGGGGGCACCTGCATCTCCACCGCGGCGGTACTCGACAGCCTTTTCGCCTCGCGAACGGGAGGTCTAGGCGTCCAGCCGCTACCCACTCCGGCTGCCAACACTGTGATACGCACTTCGTCACCCATTCTCGGATCCTCGACATGCCCGAGGAAGATGTCGGCCTCGTCGGGGTCGGCAAGGTTCTGGATGAACTGCATCGCCTGGTTGGCTTCCACGAGCGTTAAGTTAGGTCCAGCGGTGATGTTCACCAGCATCCGCTTGGCACCCACGATGGAGGTCTCCAGCAGTGGGCTGGAGACCGCGGCCTCTGCAGCGTGTACCGCGCGCTGGTCCCCGCTCGCAACGCCGATTCCCATCAGGGCGGGGCCGGCGCTCTCCATTACCGAGCGCACGTCGGCAAAGTCCACGTTGATGATGCCCGTGTCGGTGATGATGTCGGAGATGCCCTGCACTCCCTGTCGGAGCACGTCGTCGGCAATGCGGAATGCCTCTTGCATGGTAGTCCGGCGATCCACGACATCCAGTAGCTTGTCGTTGGGGATAGTGATTATGGTATCCACCCGATCTCGGAGCAGAGCGATGCCTTCTTCAGCGATCCTCTTGCGGCGCGCTCCCTCGAAACCGAACGGCCTGGTCACGACACCGACGGTGAGTGCACCGAGGTCGCGTGCCATGTCCGCAACCACGCCACTCGCACCAGTGCCGGTACCACCACCCATGCCTGCTGTCAGGAAGACCATGTGCGCACCTTCCAACGCTTTGCGGATGTCGGTGCGGCTTTCCTCAGCGGAGTTTCGGCCCACCTCGGGATCACCTCCTGCACCGAGACCGCGCGTCAGGTTGCTACCTAACACGATCTTTTTGTCGGCCTTGGAGCGGTCCAGCACCTGCACGTCGGTGTTCATCGCGATGAACTCCACGCCTTGAATGCCTGCCTCTATCATGCGGTCCACCGCGTTAGATCCGCCACCGCCTATTCCGACGACTTTGACCGTGATAGCCACTCTGTAATCATCACTCAACGAAGCCATTCCTCCCCCTTCTCGGGTTCATCTAGTATCTGCTTAGGTACCTTTTTCGAACAACCTGCGACGAATGTTACTCAACCAATCGCCTGCCTGTTGCGAATCGTGCTCGTTCCGCATGCCTTCTGCAGCACACTGCAGCAGGCCCATTGGCGTCATCCACTCCGGATCGTTGGATGGAATGCACGGACCGCCATCCTCGACTCCTGCCATGCGCACGGGCATACCATCCATCACCGCAGTCGCAAGTGCCTGCACACCATCCAACTTGCTACCGCCGCCGGCCAAGACCACTCCGCCGGGCAGTAGGCGCTTGTGACCGAAGCGCTCGACAACCGAACGCGCCATGGTGAACAGTTCGAGCATGCGTGGATGGATGATCTCCGCGAGCAGCTTTCGCCGCAACATCCGTGGCGTCGGCGAACCGATCTGCCGCACTTCGACCAGCTCCTCCTCGGATATCTCCGTGTGACGGGTGGAACCGAACTCGACCTTCAGCCACTCGGCTTCCTCCATCGAGGTGCGCAATAGCTTGCTCACGTCGGAGGTGACATGCCAGCTACCGACGGGCACGAGCCCAAACCCGTGAATCACGTTGTCGCGGAACAGCGCCACGTTGGTCGAGTTACCGCCGATGTCGAGCAAAACGGTACCGACCTGGCATTCGGTATCGGTCAAGGCGGCTCGTCCCGTCGCCAGCGGCTCCAGGATCAGTTCGGTCAACTCCAGGTCCGCTCTCTCCACCGCCTCTGCTAGGGTGCGAACAGGAGCGGAGCCTCCCACGATCACGTGTGAACGTACTGCGAGACGCGAGCCCACGATGCCCACCGGGTGACTGAAACCGTCTCTGCCGTCCACGCGGTACGACCAGGGAATGACGTCGAGTACTTCCTCGTCGTGCGCCAGAGGCACGGAGCGACTGTTCTCGACCGCACGCTGCACGTCGCTCGCCGTGATAGCCCGGGCAGCTCCCCCCACCATGGCCTGCCCTTCGCCGGGAACGAACCGAATGTGATCACCCGTCACGCCGACAGACACCGCCTCTACTCGCACGTCACAGGACGCCTCGGCCTTCTCCACGGCTGCTCGTATGGCGCGGACGGTGTCGTCCATGTCCACCACAGCGCCCTTCCGGATGCCGGCGCAAGCCTCGGTCCCAAAGCCGACGGCGGTCGTCGTGCCGCCGGAATGGACCTCTGCGATGAGGCAGGCGACCTTTGTAGAACCTATGTCGAGAATGGCAACATGCCCAATCATTGGCCAGTCGGATCCGCTGCGGGTGGCACGGACCCCTCCCCTCCGCCGTTGGTTTCGACGCGGGAGAGCAGGTGCCTGCGAATTAGCGAGAGATTGACGAAGATTCTGCCCCCCAGCACGACCACCGCGGCCAAGAACAGGTCCAGGCCGATCTGGTCGCCGAAGTAGGCTAGGCCCGCCGCCGTGATCATGTTGACGGCAAAGCCACTGGCGAAGACCACGCGGTCGAAGCTCCGCTCCAGCGCCGCTCGCACCCCTCCGATGAGGGTGTCCATGCCCGCCAGTGCCGCTACCGACAGGTAGTTGCCGAGGACGCCTTTGCTCGGGGTCGGCAGCCACCACGCGATGATGACACCGATGATCAAGGCAAACAGCGGCATCCAGATCATGGTTTCACCGGTTCCGCGGGCTTAGCGTACTGGATCTTACTGGAGCCGCTGTAGGCTGGGATGCGTAGCTTCTCCTCCACGATGACTTCGACCATTTCCTCGTCCAACGCTCTCATCCCCGACAGCACACCACCCGGCAAGTTCACGGCGGATTTGAGCGTCTCTGGGTCCCCGATGGCCTGGATGGTGAACGGGGACGAGACCGGAACTCCGTCAACGTGGATGACCGGGCCGACGCAACGGATGGCGCTGCGCGACGTAAGGCGGTGCCCGTCCACCGCGAGCACTTCGGCGCCTGCCGCCCGCAGTTCGTTCACCACGCGCACGATGTCTATATCGTGGATGAGGTAGCGCTCGGCAATCTCCGGCGAGACGATGGTCGGCACATTGGGGCTATCCCGAAGCAGGATCGTAAGCCCGGGGCCTTCGACATCTACGAAACCAGCGAACACGCGCACAGCCTGCATCTCATCGGACATCACCTTGGCAAGCTTGGAGCGCTCTGCAGCCGCCTGCTCCAGCTCGGCCAGCTTGCCACGGAGAGCGATTATTTCTTCCCGGTACTCATCGTCCTGCTGGCGAGCGGTTTTCAGGATAGTCGTGGCGAGGGGTGTAGCACGGCCCCCACCCGTCTCTCGGTTGAGTACCTCGTTCTTGTATGCCCAAGTGCCCATCAGACCCAGCAGGGCGCAAGCAATCGTGAGCGGCATAAGCCAACTACTCTGCCGGGTCTTCCTGTCGGAGGGGTCCATCTGACGCCGCCTCTTTCGCAGCTTCTTGCGAATCGTTCTCCTGTTGACGCTTCATCTTCAGGGCCGGAGCACCGGGATGCTTCAGGTCCAGGTACTCAGCCCTCGTGAGGAGGGTAGGGTCGCGGCCAAGGATCGATCGGAGCGTCGCCAGTTTCTCGGAAACGTTCTCGCCGGACCCGAAAAGTACCGGGGCCGACGCGGGCATATTTAAGCACATCTCGCCGGAACGGTCAACCGTGACGGTGGCCTGGCGGGCAAGGTCGTTCGCTCGGACAAAGTGCAAGATTTCGAGCGGAACATGCAATGTTTGGGCACGGCGACCTAGGAGAGGAGGGGACGGGCGCATGGAGACGATGCGGAAGGGCCGCAGAACCGCCGAGTGCCGAAACGGAACACCGTCTGCGTCAATCTCCACGGACCAGTCGGGCCCCTGCCACCGTGCGTAGGGCTGCCGGTACTCCAGGCGCAGCGTCATGCGCCCGTCCAGCCCTCTGGCAATGTGAACGTTTTTCAACCGAGGCTCTTTGAGCAGCTCTCGCGCGAGGCTTCCTCGGTCCACGGACAAAGCAGGCGTACCGGTCCTCGGGCGAAGGACCGATTCCAGCCACTCCCGGTCACTGGGGTTTGCGCCGACCACCGTAACGGTCCTTAGAGCCGTCCAAGGCGAGGTGAAAGGAGCTGCGGCGAGTTCGGCGCCAAGCACGAGGACCCAGACCCATCTCCATGGGAAGTGACGAGGCTTGCGCTTATAGGACCGGGCGACGCGCATCCGCAGCCTCCAGGGCAAGTCCCACGAGGCGTCCACACAGGTCGGGGAAGGAAATGCCTGCAGCGGCAGCCGCACGCGGGAAGATAGAGGTCGGCGTCATGCCGGGAACCGTGTTCACCTCCAGCACCTTCAGCCCCTCCTCGGTCAGCATCATATCCACCCTCGAAAAGCCCGCGCAGCCCAGCACTCTATGGCACTCGGTGGCGATGCGCGCGGCCTCCGCTGCGACCCCATCGGGCACCCGCGCCGGCACGATTTCCTCGGTGAGACCTGGTGTGTACTTGGACTCGTAATCGTATGTGCCCTTCGCCGGCACAATCTCGACGAGTGGTAGGACCTCGGGATTCTGGTTGCCGAGGACGCAAGCCGACAGCTCAGTACCGCGAAGGAATGGCTCGATAAGCGCCTCGGTGTCATATCGTAGAGCGATCTTGACGGCGATACAAAGCTCCTCCAGTGTGGTGGCGAAGCCGAGCCCAACCGACGAACCCTGCGAGTTGGGTTTCACCACAGCGGGAAGTGGTAGGTCTTCGGGTAACGGATCTTGCCTCGTGACGAGACGACCACTAGCAACCGGTATGCCTGCTGCACCTAACACTCGTTTTGCGAGGTGCTTGTTCATCGCGAGGGCACTTGCTAGAACGCCGGAGCCGGTGTATGGTAGGCCCGCAAGCTCGAGCAGCCCTTGAAGGGACCCATCCTCTCCGCCGGAACCATGCATCGCTACGAAAACCACGTTGGGCATAGGGCCCGCGGCACGCCGAGCCGGCACGGTGACCGAACGACCAGAGATTAGGCTCTCGAACTCATCACGTAGCCCGGTGGGGTCGAAGACATCCACGTCGAACCCCTTCTCCCTAAGCGCACCTGCCACCATCTCGCCGGTTGCTCGCGATACCTCACGCTCGGCGCTATGCCCGCCCGCTACCACCAGCACCTTCAGGGTGGTCCCACTGGTTGCAACGATCCGCTCACCGATGGGACCGAGTATCTCGTTGATATCCCCCGCCCCCATTGCGACGAACACGTCTCCATCGCGCAGGCTAGGTAGCACCGCCTTTGGCACGTCATGCAGCAGAGGCACGTAGGCAAAAGGCATGTCGGGGCGAATGCGTGTTACTTCCTCGGCGATTCTAGCAGACCCCACGCCGGGAATCGGGGCTTCACGCGCAGGGTAGATATCGGTCAGCACCAAGGCATCGGCCTCTACGAGTGCTTCGGCAAAACCGAGAAGGTAGTCCCTAGTTCGGGTGTAGAGGTGTGGTTGAAAAGCGACCACCAGCCGACGAGCGGGGTAGCGCTGTCGCAGCGCCGCGATGGAAGCCCTGATCTCGGTGGGATGGTGGGCGTAGTCGTCCACAAGGGTCACGCCGCGCACCGTGGCCTTCTCTTCCAGGCGTCTCTCGGCAGCGATAGGTCTTGCCATCGCACGTGCTACTGCATCGAAATGGCAACCACACTCGATGGCTGCCACGGCCGCTGCTAGGGCGTTCCTGACGTTGTGCTCGCCCGGCATCGCGATGGTGAGGCTGCCCAGCAGGTCGCTCGAACGCCACAGATCGAAGGTGGTGCCATCCGCCGAAGGCTCCAGGGCGCTGGCACGGTAGTCGCCGAAACCGATACCGAAGGTCAGCACGCGACAGCGTGCCGATGCCGCAATGCTACCGCACACCTCGTCATCCGCCAGAGTAATGAGCAGCCCGTCGGGCGGAAGAGAGGCGACGAACTCCCTCACACATGCTATCAAGTTATCGAAGCTTCCGTGGTAGTGTAGGTGGTCAGACTCGAGGTTGAGGAGTAGTGCCACCTGAGGATGCATGTCTCGGATGGCAGCATACGCCTCGCACGCCTCGGCCACGAACCAGCGCCCCTCACCGATTCGCAGGCTACCACCAAAGGCTTCGACTTCCGCCCCTACTACCACGGTGGGGTCCATACCGCATTCGATCAGCACAGAGCCCAGTAGAGTGGTCGTAGTGGTCTTGCCATGGGTACCCGTCACGGCGATTCCGACGGTCTCGTCCATCAAATGTCCCAGCAACCGACTGCGTCGCCAAGTTGGGATGCCCTTCGCCATCGCCGCTTGAATTTCAGGATGATCCACGGACACGGCGTCGGTGTAGATCAGCCAGTCCGCATCGGCGATGTGCGAGGGATCGTGACCCTCTTTGATAACAGCTCCCAGCGCCGCTAACTGATCGGTGATAGGTGTTAGGCGTTGGTCACACCCAGAAACCGCAAGTCCTCGGTGAAGCAGCAACCGGGCTAGCGGGCTTTGGCCGGCGCCCCCGATGCCGAGAAAGTGCGGCCTTCGGCAGGCCGCGAAGTCGTCTGCCATTCGCTCACGA
This is a stretch of genomic DNA from Fimbriimonadia bacterium. It encodes these proteins:
- the murC gene encoding UDP-N-acetylmuramate--L-alanine ligase; amino-acid sequence: MADDFAACRRPHFLGIGGAGQSPLARLLLHRGLAVSGCDQRLTPITDQLAALGAVIKEGHDPSHIADADWLIYTDAVSVDHPEIQAAMAKGIPTWRRSRLLGHLMDETVGIAVTGTHGKTTTTTLLGSVLIECGMDPTVVVGAEVEAFGGSLRIGEGRWFVAEACEAYAAIRDMHPQVALLLNLESDHLHYHGSFDNLIACVREFVASLPPDGLLITLADDEVCGSIAASARCRVLTFGIGFGDYRASALEPSADGTTFDLWRSSDLLGSLTIAMPGEHNVRNALAAAVAAIECGCHFDAVARAMARPIAAERRLEEKATVRGVTLVDDYAHHPTEIRASIAALRQRYPARRLVVAFQPHLYTRTRDYLLGFAEALVEADALVLTDIYPAREAPIPGVGSARIAEEVTRIRPDMPFAYVPLLHDVPKAVLPSLRDGDVFVAMGAGDINEILGPIGERIVATSGTTLKVLVVAGGHSAEREVSRATGEMVAGALREKGFDVDVFDPTGLRDEFESLISGRSVTVPARRAAGPMPNVVFVAMHGSGGEDGSLQGLLELAGLPYTGSGVLASALAMNKHLAKRVLGAAGIPVASGRLVTRQDPLPEDLPLPAVVKPNSQGSSVGLGFATTLEELCIAVKIALRYDTEALIEPFLRGTELSACVLGNQNPEVLPLVEIVPAKGTYDYESKYTPGLTEEIVPARVPDGVAAEAARIATECHRVLGCAGFSRVDMMLTEEGLKVLEVNTVPGMTPTSIFPRAAAAAGISFPDLCGRLVGLALEAADARRPVL
- the ftsA gene encoding cell division protein FtsA, giving the protein MIGHVAILDIGSTKVACLIAEVHSGGTTTAVGFGTEACAGIRKGAVVDMDDTVRAIRAAVEKAEASCDVRVEAVSVGVTGDHIRFVPGEGQAMVGGAARAITASDVQRAVENSRSVPLAHDEEVLDVIPWSYRVDGRDGFSHPVGIVGSRLAVRSHVIVGGSAPVRTLAEAVERADLELTELILEPLATGRAALTDTECQVGTVLLDIGGNSTNVALFRDNVIHGFGLVPVGSWHVTSDVSKLLRTSMEEAEWLKVEFGSTRHTEISEEELVEVRQIGSPTPRMLRRKLLAEIIHPRMLELFTMARSVVERFGHKRLLPGGVVLAGGGSKLDGVQALATAVMDGMPVRMAGVEDGGPCIPSNDPEWMTPMGLLQCAAEGMRNEHDSQQAGDWLSNIRRRLFEKGT
- a CDS encoding small basic family protein, giving the protein MWMPLFALIIGVIIAWWLPTPSKGVLGNYLSVAALAGMDTLIGGVRAALERSFDRVVFASGFAVNMITAAGLAYFGDQIGLDLFLAAVVVLGGRIFVNLSLIRRHLLSRVETNGGGEGSVPPAADPTGQ
- a CDS encoding DUF881 domain-containing protein, translated to MPLTIACALLGLMGTWAYKNEVLNRETGGGRATPLATTILKTARQQDDEYREEIIALRGKLAELEQAAAERSKLAKVMSDEMQAVRVFAGFVDVEGPGLTILLRDSPNVPTIVSPEIAERYLIHDIDIVRVVNELRAAGAEVLAVDGHRLTSRSAIRCVGPVIHVDGVPVSSPFTIQAIGDPETLKSAVNLPGGVLSGMRALDEEMVEVIVEEKLRIPAYSGSSKIQYAKPAEPVKP
- the ftsZ gene encoding cell division protein FtsZ — protein: MASLSDDYRVAITVKVVGIGGGGSNAVDRMIEAGIQGVEFIAMNTDVQVLDRSKADKKIVLGSNLTRGLGAGGDPEVGRNSAEESRTDIRKALEGAHMVFLTAGMGGGTGTGASGVVADMARDLGALTVGVVTRPFGFEGARRKRIAEEGIALLRDRVDTIITIPNDKLLDVVDRRTTMQEAFRIADDVLRQGVQGISDIITDTGIINVDFADVRSVMESAGPALMGIGVASGDQRAVHAAEAAVSSPLLETSIVGAKRMLVNITAGPNLTLVEANQAMQFIQNLADPDEADIFLGHVEDPRMGDEVRITVLAAGVGSGWTPRPPVREAKRLSSTAAVEMQVPPSRMEVRNRPEPAPVPREAEASRTVEPTPERKHEEPSEVLPSPNTALSDEDLEVPAFLRHYRDRK